One Alicyclobacillus acidoterrestris DNA window includes the following coding sequences:
- a CDS encoding GNAT family N-acetyltransferase has protein sequence MRLTGRCVSIVSIDEIDTKELWSLIYGESDPAWKKWDAPYFPLEFVDYPDYISHLKERFERDGDVQSLAAIVTTDGELIGTVSYYWEHRPSWWLEMGIVIYQPAFWNGGFGTEALTLWGSHLFASMPLVRIGLTTWSGNQRMIRCAEKLGMQMEARIRKVRLYNGVFYDSIRMGILREEWEQIHGLRATPLQDSLLRQ, from the coding sequence ATGCGCCTGACAGGTCGATGTGTGTCCATTGTGTCTATTGACGAAATTGATACGAAGGAATTGTGGTCATTGATTTATGGAGAATCAGATCCGGCGTGGAAGAAGTGGGACGCCCCGTACTTTCCGCTGGAGTTTGTGGATTATCCTGACTATATCAGCCACCTCAAGGAACGATTTGAGCGCGATGGAGACGTGCAATCGCTTGCTGCCATCGTCACGACAGATGGTGAACTGATTGGCACCGTGTCGTACTACTGGGAGCATCGTCCGTCGTGGTGGTTGGAGATGGGGATTGTCATTTATCAACCGGCATTTTGGAACGGGGGATTTGGTACCGAGGCATTGACGCTATGGGGGAGTCATTTGTTTGCGTCGATGCCGCTCGTGCGTATTGGTCTCACGACCTGGTCGGGCAATCAGCGGATGATTCGCTGCGCTGAGAAATTGGGGATGCAGATGGAAGCGCGCATTCGCAAGGTGAGATTGTACAATGGCGTGTTTTACGATTCCATTCGCATGGGCATTTTGCGCGAGGAGTGGGAGCAGATTCACGGGTTGAGGGCTACTCCTTTGCAAGACTCGTTGTTGCGCCAATAA
- a CDS encoding CBS domain-containing protein has translation MELSSRQKEILRLVETHEPIIAEQLAELLGVSKPTIRFDLSLLVTLGYLDAKPKVGYFIGKGRNGQSESVQKLLSTEVQHVQSVPVVVREVTSLYDAVVTLFLEDVGSLIVTDEFNYLSGVVSRKDLLKTLLGNTQATSIPVSMIMTRFPNVVTVSPEDTILDAARKMVNNKVDTLPVVEPVDVTSKDSGDYRLHVVGRVTKTTMTKVLLDLASPDPQ, from the coding sequence ATAGAACTCTCTTCTCGCCAAAAGGAGATTCTTCGGTTGGTTGAGACCCACGAACCGATTATCGCAGAGCAGCTTGCTGAATTGTTGGGCGTGAGCAAGCCGACGATTCGGTTCGACCTTTCTTTACTGGTGACGCTAGGGTACTTGGACGCGAAACCAAAAGTGGGCTACTTTATTGGCAAAGGCAGGAACGGACAGAGTGAATCGGTTCAGAAATTGTTGTCCACAGAGGTGCAACACGTTCAGTCCGTCCCTGTCGTCGTACGGGAAGTAACCTCTTTGTACGATGCGGTCGTCACGTTGTTTTTGGAAGACGTGGGCAGCCTCATCGTCACAGATGAGTTCAATTACCTCAGTGGCGTCGTGTCGAGAAAGGATCTTCTGAAGACACTTCTGGGCAACACGCAGGCCACGTCTATCCCGGTCAGCATGATTATGACGCGGTTTCCAAACGTGGTCACGGTTAGCCCAGAAGATACCATACTGGATGCCGCACGGAAAATGGTGAACAACAAGGTGGATACGCTGCCTGTGGTGGAGCCGGTGGATGTCACCTCGAAGGACTCTGGCGATTATCGCCTGCACGTGGTCGGACGGGTCACCAAGACGACGATGACAAAGGTTTTGTTGGACCTTGCGTCGCCGGATCCGCAATAG
- the ppdK gene encoding pyruvate, phosphate dikinase translates to MNKWAYAFAEIEDLDKYMLGGKGASLAEMTRAGLPVPPGFVITTRACHAFREHGGALLPDMVDEIAQEIRKLERVTGKGFGAADNPLLVSVRSGAPISMPGMMDTVLNLGLNDSTVVGLAKKTANARFAYDSYRRFIQMFGDVVLGIPHYKFEQILTDVKQQENVAVDQHLTEDALQRIVASYLDLVEQETERPFPQDPIEQLHHAIGAVFGSWDNPRAVVYRQIHNIPDTLGTAVNVQSMVFGNMGEDSGTGVAFTRNPSTGERGVFGEYLTNAQGEDVVAGIRTPKPIAEMARDLPEIYEQFLGVCRQLEEHYRDVQDIEFTVEQGTLYMLQTRSAKRTAQAAVKIAVDLVNEGLITRETALLRVDPDQLVQLLHPAIDERAATTTLATGLPASPGAAWGRVVFDADDAAQWVKNGEQVLLVRTETTPEDIHGIQAAAGILTSRGGMTSHAAVVARGMGKPCVCGCDALTIDPSNRACVIGHQVVKEGDIVSIDGATGRVFLGAVPVREPELSEEFKTLLQWADESRTLNVRANADNPEDASRARAFGAEGIGLCRTEHMFMSADRVPVVQSMILAGSTAEREQALERLLPMQQGDFYGILKAMDGLPVTIRLLDPPLHEFLPSLEELIARRATLLAYLDNPTASDSDADDARVQRLNAELAELAEVETLLAKVRALHELNPMLGHRGCRLGLTFPEIYEMQARAIFQATAQLLQEGLHPMPEVMIPLVGHVEELRRMRALVERVARQVATEQGIELHCPIGTMIEVPRAALTANEIATEAEFFSFGTNDLTQTTFGYSRDDAEGKFLQTYLHEKVLLENPFAVLDVDGVGALVAIAAEKGRHVRPNLKLGICGEHGGEKHSIAFCHDNQLNYVSCSPFRVPIARLAAAHAAIQQTRRESVSDEGAMARVVLSR, encoded by the coding sequence GTGAACAAGTGGGCATACGCGTTTGCTGAAATTGAAGATTTGGACAAATACATGTTGGGCGGGAAAGGTGCCAGTCTTGCGGAGATGACGCGCGCGGGTCTGCCGGTACCGCCGGGATTTGTCATTACGACGCGCGCTTGTCATGCGTTTCGGGAGCACGGTGGTGCGCTGCTGCCCGATATGGTGGATGAGATTGCACAGGAGATTCGCAAGCTGGAACGTGTCACGGGAAAAGGATTCGGTGCGGCAGATAATCCGTTGTTGGTGTCTGTTCGAAGTGGCGCGCCGATTTCTATGCCGGGTATGATGGACACGGTGCTCAATCTGGGCTTGAACGACAGCACAGTCGTTGGCTTGGCAAAGAAGACCGCGAATGCGCGCTTTGCCTACGATTCCTATCGCCGTTTTATCCAGATGTTCGGCGACGTCGTCCTAGGAATTCCCCACTACAAGTTCGAGCAAATATTGACGGACGTCAAGCAACAGGAAAACGTCGCAGTGGATCAGCACCTGACCGAAGATGCGCTCCAGCGGATCGTGGCCTCGTACCTCGATTTGGTGGAACAAGAGACGGAGCGCCCGTTCCCACAGGATCCTATCGAGCAGTTACATCATGCGATTGGCGCAGTCTTTGGCTCATGGGATAATCCGCGGGCTGTCGTTTACCGACAAATTCACAATATTCCAGACACCTTGGGGACAGCTGTGAACGTTCAGTCCATGGTGTTTGGCAACATGGGGGAGGATTCCGGTACAGGGGTCGCCTTTACCCGCAACCCCTCGACTGGCGAACGAGGCGTCTTTGGAGAATACCTGACCAACGCCCAGGGGGAAGACGTGGTCGCGGGGATTCGCACGCCGAAGCCCATTGCGGAAATGGCGCGGGATTTGCCGGAGATTTACGAGCAATTCCTCGGCGTGTGCCGACAGTTGGAGGAACATTACCGGGATGTGCAAGACATTGAATTTACCGTCGAGCAAGGCACATTGTATATGTTGCAGACGAGGAGCGCGAAGCGCACCGCACAAGCGGCCGTGAAAATCGCCGTCGACTTGGTGAATGAAGGACTCATTACGCGGGAGACGGCGTTGTTGCGGGTTGATCCGGATCAACTCGTCCAACTCCTGCACCCTGCCATCGACGAACGCGCTGCGACAACGACGCTCGCGACGGGCTTACCTGCGTCGCCAGGGGCCGCGTGGGGGCGCGTGGTGTTTGATGCGGATGACGCTGCACAGTGGGTGAAAAACGGCGAGCAGGTGCTTCTCGTGCGCACGGAGACCACGCCGGAGGACATTCACGGGATTCAGGCGGCTGCTGGAATTCTCACCAGCCGTGGCGGCATGACAAGTCATGCGGCTGTTGTGGCGCGGGGCATGGGGAAACCGTGCGTGTGTGGATGCGACGCGCTGACGATTGACCCGTCGAATCGGGCGTGTGTGATTGGCCATCAGGTGGTCAAGGAAGGGGACATCGTCTCCATTGACGGCGCCACGGGACGCGTATTTTTGGGCGCGGTGCCCGTTCGCGAGCCGGAGCTGTCGGAGGAATTCAAGACTTTGCTGCAGTGGGCGGACGAAAGTCGCACGCTGAACGTTCGGGCGAACGCAGACAATCCAGAGGACGCGTCGCGGGCTCGGGCATTTGGCGCCGAGGGCATCGGCCTTTGTCGGACGGAGCACATGTTCATGTCGGCAGATAGAGTCCCTGTCGTGCAGTCGATGATTTTGGCAGGCAGCACCGCAGAACGCGAGCAGGCGCTCGAGCGGTTGCTACCTATGCAGCAAGGAGACTTCTATGGCATTCTCAAGGCCATGGACGGTTTGCCTGTCACGATTCGCTTACTCGATCCGCCCCTGCACGAATTCTTACCGAGCCTGGAGGAATTAATCGCCCGACGCGCCACGCTGTTGGCCTACCTGGATAACCCGACGGCCTCCGACTCAGACGCCGACGATGCGCGGGTGCAGCGCCTCAATGCGGAGTTGGCGGAGTTGGCGGAGGTTGAAACGCTGCTCGCAAAGGTGCGCGCGCTACACGAATTGAACCCGATGCTCGGCCACCGTGGCTGCCGACTAGGGCTTACGTTCCCGGAGATTTACGAGATGCAGGCGCGCGCCATTTTTCAGGCGACCGCGCAGCTCTTGCAGGAAGGCTTGCACCCGATGCCAGAGGTGATGATTCCACTTGTGGGACACGTCGAGGAATTGCGGCGGATGCGTGCGCTAGTTGAACGCGTGGCGCGTCAAGTGGCGACTGAACAGGGGATCGAGCTACATTGTCCCATCGGGACCATGATTGAGGTGCCGCGTGCAGCACTGACGGCGAACGAAATTGCCACAGAGGCGGAATTCTTCTCGTTTGGCACGAATGACTTGACGCAGACGACCTTTGGCTATAGCCGTGACGACGCAGAGGGGAAATTCCTGCAGACGTACTTGCACGAAAAGGTGCTATTGGAGAACCCGTTTGCCGTGCTCGATGTCGACGGCGTTGGCGCGCTCGTCGCGATTGCTGCAGAGAAAGGGCGCCATGTTCGGCCTAACTTAAAACTGGGCATCTGTGGCGAACACGGCGGTGAAAAGCACTCCATCGCGTTCTGTCACGACAACCAACTTAATTACGTGAGCTGCTCGCCGTTTCGCGTACCTATCGCTCGGCTGGCCGCTGCACACGCGGCGATTCAGCAAACGAGACGTGAGTCAGTATCAGACGAGGGCGCGATGGCACGCGTGGTCTTGTCCCGATAA
- a CDS encoding pyruvate, water dikinase regulatory protein produces the protein MSDPLPVVYVVSDSAGETAEAVVRAAASQFNHGRLVLRRVANVHELSVIEDTLLRAVEEGAVVAFTIVVSQLKEYLRTRAEQLGISTVDILSPMMCALETVIGQPPYAKPGLVHQLDAEYFRRIEAIEFAVKYDDGREARGLHQADVVLVGVSRTSKTPLSIYLAHKGLKVANVPLVPEVNPSAIVNLPAKEKIFGLTIRPDKLALVRQERLKMMGLGVEASYASYERILDELEFAESVMKRLNCPVVDVSDKAVEETAAIILEWMGRGERYL, from the coding sequence ATGAGCGATCCACTACCGGTCGTCTACGTGGTGTCTGATTCGGCCGGTGAGACGGCAGAGGCGGTGGTTCGAGCTGCAGCCAGCCAGTTCAATCACGGCCGCCTCGTCCTTCGCAGGGTGGCCAATGTACACGAACTGTCGGTGATTGAGGATACGCTGTTGCGCGCGGTAGAGGAAGGTGCCGTCGTCGCGTTTACGATTGTCGTGTCGCAGCTTAAGGAGTATTTGCGCACGCGTGCGGAGCAGTTAGGTATCTCGACAGTGGATATTTTAAGCCCGATGATGTGCGCACTGGAAACGGTGATTGGTCAACCGCCCTACGCGAAGCCTGGGCTCGTGCATCAACTTGATGCGGAGTACTTTCGGCGAATTGAGGCGATTGAGTTTGCTGTGAAATATGACGATGGGCGAGAGGCGCGCGGATTGCATCAAGCGGACGTCGTTTTGGTCGGCGTATCTCGAACTTCCAAGACGCCTTTGAGTATCTATCTCGCACATAAGGGACTGAAAGTGGCAAATGTCCCTTTGGTGCCTGAAGTAAATCCGAGCGCGATAGTCAATCTGCCGGCAAAAGAGAAGATCTTTGGATTGACCATCCGCCCCGACAAACTGGCGCTTGTTCGTCAGGAGCGGCTGAAGATGATGGGGCTTGGCGTCGAAGCCAGTTATGCGAGCTACGAACGAATTTTAGATGAACTCGAGTTTGCGGAGTCTGTGATGAAACGATTGAACTGTCCTGTCGTCGACGTGAGTGACAAGGCTGTCGAGGAGACAGCGGCAATTATTTTGGAATGGATGGGTCGAGGGGAGCGATATCTGTGA
- the gap gene encoding type I glyceraldehyde-3-phosphate dehydrogenase, with protein sequence MKGRIGINGFGRIGRMVFRKALELNLDVVAVNGTADPATLVHLVKHDSIHGPWSIPIQATARGCVVNGREIQFFSTRDAHALDWEAVGVDIVIEATGAYRTYEGAAIHLEQGAKKVIVTAPMKGETGADLTVIMGVNDHVYDDSRHHILSGGSCTTNALAPIIHVLHQAFGIESGLVTTVHAYTNDQLNQDNPHHDLRRARACTQSIIPTGTGAAKAIGQVIPELAGRLHGLALRVPTPNVSIVDAVLGLQTDVDVEMVHAVLQQAALGSLRGILDICHEPLVSIDFNGDEHSAIVDSLSTIVMENHTVKVLAWYDNEWGYSCRIVDLAKKVIDEANHAKQTIPRGLYAWQSDVY encoded by the coding sequence ATGAAAGGTCGAATTGGCATCAATGGCTTTGGGCGAATTGGACGCATGGTATTTCGCAAGGCGCTAGAACTGAATCTCGACGTCGTCGCAGTCAACGGTACGGCGGATCCCGCCACGCTCGTGCATCTCGTAAAGCACGATTCCATCCACGGCCCCTGGTCTATACCGATTCAGGCGACCGCCCGCGGATGTGTCGTCAATGGGCGGGAAATCCAATTTTTCTCCACCAGAGACGCACATGCGCTCGATTGGGAAGCGGTCGGGGTAGACATCGTCATCGAGGCGACCGGCGCATATCGCACATATGAGGGCGCCGCCATTCACCTTGAACAAGGGGCGAAAAAGGTGATTGTCACAGCCCCGATGAAAGGGGAAACCGGGGCGGATTTGACCGTGATTATGGGCGTTAACGACCACGTCTACGACGACAGTCGTCATCACATTCTCTCGGGCGGATCGTGTACGACCAATGCCTTAGCTCCGATCATCCACGTTCTGCATCAAGCGTTTGGGATAGAAAGTGGATTAGTCACAACGGTTCACGCGTACACAAATGATCAACTCAATCAGGACAATCCACATCACGACCTTCGCCGCGCTCGCGCATGCACCCAATCCATCATCCCGACAGGAACCGGCGCTGCCAAAGCAATTGGACAGGTCATCCCGGAACTCGCTGGACGCCTTCATGGGCTGGCACTGCGCGTACCGACGCCAAACGTCTCAATTGTCGACGCCGTGTTGGGATTACAAACCGACGTCGACGTCGAGATGGTTCACGCCGTGTTACAACAGGCGGCACTGGGTTCTCTGCGCGGCATCCTCGACATCTGTCACGAACCACTCGTATCTATCGATTTTAATGGCGACGAACATTCGGCCATTGTGGATAGCTTATCGACCATCGTGATGGAAAATCACACAGTCAAAGTCCTCGCGTGGTACGACAACGAGTGGGGATACTCCTGTCGGATTGTCGATCTCGCCAAAAAGGTGATAGACGAAGCCAACCACGCTAAACAGACCATTCCACGCGGGCTCTACGCTTGGCAAAGCGACGTCTATTAA
- the trxA gene encoding thioredoxin: protein MATQKVTDADFASFIQSDKPVLVDFWATWCGPCKMMAPVLEEVSDEYADKLVVGKLDVDENPQTAGQFGIMSIPTLLVFKDGQVVKQLIGYKPKDDLVAQLSDVI from the coding sequence TTGGCAACGCAAAAGGTAACAGATGCCGACTTCGCGTCGTTTATTCAATCCGATAAACCTGTCCTGGTGGATTTCTGGGCTACATGGTGTGGGCCTTGCAAAATGATGGCACCTGTTCTCGAAGAGGTGTCAGACGAATATGCTGACAAGCTGGTCGTTGGCAAGCTGGATGTGGACGAAAACCCACAGACTGCGGGTCAATTTGGTATCATGAGCATCCCGACATTGTTGGTGTTCAAGGACGGTCAAGTCGTCAAGCAATTGATTGGTTATAAGCCGAAGGATGACTTGGTTGCGCAATTGAGCGACGTCATTTAA